Within Acidobacteriota bacterium, the genomic segment GACGGAGAGGTCCGGGAGGTGATCGTGGCGACCAACCCGAACGTCGAGGGGGAGGCGACCGCCCATCATCTCGCAGCGGAGCTCCGCGCGGCGGAGGTGAAGGTGACGCGGCTCGCGTTCGGCCTTCCGGTCGGCGGCGATCTCGAGTACGCGGATCACGTGACGATGTCGCGTGCGCTGTCGGGCCGGAGGGAGATGTGAGCTGGTGTCCTCCGACCGCGTCCATGTGTTATAAGTTGACCGCAATTCGTGGGACCCGTAAATAGATGAGCCCTCCTGATCTGGTCATGTACGAGGAGGAGTACCAGCAGATTCGGGAGATTCTCGAACGTCTGCGGAGTGACTCCAACGCCAAGTTCACCTTTCTTGTCGACAAGAACGGTCAGCAGATCGCTTCGTCCGGCGACATGGCGGGAGTCGACGCCACCTCGCTCGCTTCGCTGACCGCCGGCAACGTCGCCGCCACCGACGGTCTGGCCAAGCTGATCGGCGAGAAGGAATTCTCGATCCTGTTCCACGAGGGCGAGCGGGACAACATTCACATCTCGCTCGTCGCCAGACGCGTCATCCTCGTGGTCATCTTCGATGAACGCTCGTCGCTCGGTCTGGTCCGGCTCAGAGTCAAAAAAGGATCGCAGGAGCTGGAGCGTGTTTTCGAAGTGCTCGTCGAAAAAGCCGAGAGGGAAGGACCCGCCGCTGCACACTTCGACTCCCCGTTTGCCGAGATCACCGATGAAGACATCGACAGCTTGTTCAGTGAATAGGAAGCCTCGGGAAGAACTGTCGTGACATTCATCAACCTTGCTGCCAGAGAGATCAACTGCAAGATCGTCTACTACGGTCCCGGTCTATGCGGGAAGACGACTAACCTCCAGTGGATCTACGACAAGACCAACCCTCAGGCGAAAGGGAAGCTGATCTCGCTCGCCACCGAGACCGACCGGACGCTGTTCTTCGACTTTCTCCCGCTCGATCTCGGAACCGTTCGTGGCTTCAAGACGCGCTTTCATCTCTACACGGTGCCCGGTCAGGTTTTTTACGATGCCTCGCGAAAGCTCATCCTCAAAGGCGTCGACGGAGTGATCTTCGTCGCAGATTCTCAGGAAGCCCGGATGGACGCGAACATCGAGTCGCTGCAGAACCTCGAACAGAACCTGAATGAACAGGGGTACGACCTCAAGACGATCCCGTACGCGCTTCAGATGAACAAGCGGGATCTTCCTACCGCCATACCCGTGGAAGAGATGTACAAGCAGTTGAATTACAAGGGCGAGCCGTCCTTCGAAGCCGTGGCCCCGAATGGAGTCGGCGTATTCGATACGCTCAAGGCCGTGGCAAAGCTCGTGCTGACGGATCTCAAGAAGAAGCAGTCCTGAGATGCCCCGTTCCACCATCAGACTCGTCGCCATAGGCGGCGGAACCGGCCTGGCCACGCTTCTGCGCGGACTCAAGCATTTTGTCCACTCCGAGGGGCCGTGGTCGATCTCCGATCTGGCGGCAATCGTCACGGTCACCGACGAAGGAGGGAGCTCGGGCGTTCTTCGCCGCGAGTTCTCGATGCTCCCCCCGGGTGACATCAGG encodes:
- a CDS encoding roadblock/LC7 domain-containing protein; this encodes MSPPDLVMYEEEYQQIREILERLRSDSNAKFTFLVDKNGQQIASSGDMAGVDATSLASLTAGNVAATDGLAKLIGEKEFSILFHEGERDNIHISLVARRVILVVIFDERSSLGLVRLRVKKGSQELERVFEVLVEKAEREGPAAAHFDSPFAEITDEDIDSLFSE
- a CDS encoding GTPase domain-containing protein codes for the protein MTFINLAAREINCKIVYYGPGLCGKTTNLQWIYDKTNPQAKGKLISLATETDRTLFFDFLPLDLGTVRGFKTRFHLYTVPGQVFYDASRKLILKGVDGVIFVADSQEARMDANIESLQNLEQNLNEQGYDLKTIPYALQMNKRDLPTAIPVEEMYKQLNYKGEPSFEAVAPNGVGVFDTLKAVAKLVLTDLKKKQS